In one window of Gouania willdenowi chromosome 8, fGouWil2.1, whole genome shotgun sequence DNA:
- the apnl gene encoding actinoporin-like protein gives MTSAEALAADVDRKRSVVIEIKNVTNNYCLMNPKVFLDSGETYNPPSPTVCPLKTEVCIFTKSSGKATGCVGVMTYDIFEKSRNDLVGTLGLMFSVPWDYNLYKNWVAVGVFKIGSNCDEALYKVMYYEKDQKGHGFTREEATGSGFTYQGQGLNIMAVMSPMAKATMRVEMWDNNFSQLFQHAY, from the exons ATGACTTCAGCCGAAGCCCTTGCAGCCGATGTGGACAGGAAGAGAAGTGTGGTCATTGAAATTAAGAACGTCACCAATAACTACTGCCTCATGAACCCTAA GGTGTTTCTCGACAGCGGGGAGACGTACAACCCACCGTCACCCACAGTGTGCCCTCTGAAGACCGAAGTGTGCATTTTCACCAAATCCAGCGGCAAAGCCACCGGCTGTGTCGGGGTGATGACCTACGACATTTTTGAGAAATCGCGAAACGACTTAGTTGGGACTCTGGGCCTCATGTTCTCAGTGCCGTGGGACTACAACCTGTACAAGAACTGGGTGGCAGTGGGTGTCTTTAAAATTGGGTCCAACTGTGATGAGGCTTTGTACAAAGTAATGTACTATGAGAAGGATCAGAAAGGGCATGGGTTTACGAGGGAGGAGGCTACAGGGTCAGGATTCACTTATCAGGGTCAGGGCCTGAATATCATGGCTGTCATGTCTCCAATGGCAAAAGCCACAATGAGGGTGGAAATGTGGGACAACAATTTCAGCCAACTATTTCAGCATGCGTACTAG